Part of the Antechinus flavipes isolate AdamAnt ecotype Samford, QLD, Australia chromosome 2, AdamAnt_v2, whole genome shotgun sequence genome is shown below.
CTCAGGACTTTGTCCATTCCGAAAAAGGGAGACTAGGAGATGAGGGTATGGCTGGTGTGCTTTTGTCAGCTAGATCCCAGGTATGTTAgaatgtattttctcatttttggaTAAATTTTCCTCTCTGATTCTACAGAGTCTTTGTTTAGCTAAATATCACTTAGGTACCTGAACATGAAGCCCTTGGGCCATTGCAAATAATCATGAATTTCATAAGGAATGTTCCATTTGCccagctttcttttttctgcaACAACATCTTCACATTTTTATTCAGACACTATGTTCAAGTGAGCTCTGCGAAGAATATAagatttaaacttaatttttaccTCAAATTTATATAGAAGAAAGAAGATCTACATGAAGTATTTAATAGGTGTGATTGGCATGGTGTAATGGAAAGGTCATTAGATTTAGTCCAAAGATATGGATTTGAATCTTAGTTTTGTTTCTGACTTAACAAGTGAAACTCCACTCTCCTTATAATTAGATAGACTCCTTCTCTGATGGCCCTTTCCTTGCTATAGAGtctaaatatttcattattttggaaGAGACCTAAACGTCAGGAGATTGGGTTTGAGATCTGGTTTTATTATATTCTTACCATGTGTTCTTAGGCAAATGATTTTACTTCTTAGGGCCTTAATTACTCGtatgtaaaaatgaaaggattggacctCAAAGGTCCCActcaaatctttttaatttactaTGATTTATAATTTCAGTTCATGTCATTGGGAGGCTTCATGGACAAGATGGGGGGGACAAGATGAACCATACCTTGAGAAGtgagtaggattttttttttaaatttttttagcaaGGAGGATGGAAAGTAGTTGGGAATAGTCAAGCATAAGAAAGCATGTAAGCTCCACAAAACAGTGTACAATTGACTAGAACTGATGTTTTTTATTAGAGAATGGATGAGAAATAAACAAACCTTATTTCTTATATCAAATACCAAAATATTTGACACACTGTAGAATCTTTTGGAGGCAATCTGTAACCCCACAAAAGAGTTGTCCTAACCATCCACATAAGAAAGATCAAATGGTTGAAGAATATGTTATCCAGATTAtgatatatatttacttttcatGTCAAAAACCTAAATAATCCACAAGTATAATTAATAATCAACATTAACTAAAGGTATTAATGCATGGAAGCAAATTTGATCTCATAGATAATTACTGAGACTTGATGGAATGAGGCCTCTAAAGATAATATTATGATTCTGAAAAGTTACCTCATATAAAAGAGACAGGTAGTTGGCATGGCACAGGGAATAAAGACTTGGAaccggagtcaggaagatccaaattcaaatccaaccttcaTCTGCTTGCTAGCTACCTagttatttaacctttgtctccctcagttttctcatctgtaatgagatgataataacatctaccaTCCAGGGTTGTttagaggataaaatgagatagacattaaacatttgttaagtgcctactagatGTTTAGCACTGTATTATGTGCCTGACACTATACTAAGTCCAAAAAGAGAATCTCTGCCCTCTTGGAGCTTACAGTTTACTGATGGAAGACAACACACATAAGGCtaaaaaatggagaagagaaaaggaggagaaaaggaaagagacccaATACAAAGACATAGTGGAGAAGTCAGAAGAGTAATAGAAGTGGTGCAGCCAGATAAGAAATGAGGGGATATCTGAGTTAACTCCCTCTTTAAATGAAAGTTTTGGAGATTATGACCCTGCCTTCCAGAGGGACAAAGGGTGACAATGAGAAAATACCAAGACTAATGGAAATCTTACAGGTGGGATAACATTATCCAATAATGAGCTTCCTGTAACACTGTGGAATCAGAGAAATACCAGAGTAATATGATCGAGTAAGATATGGGGGACATTTGCAAAatcactttacaaaccttaaagcactataaatattagctctttttttttcttttttttaattaataaactgTTGCCCCAAATTGAATACAATACCCCATGTTTGAGCAAATAAAACCATTTATTCTTGCTTCCTTCATTTTGTATACTTTGTTTCTGTTAAGGTTACCTAAGATAAAATAGACTTTTTAACATCCTTATTTAATtcttggatagctctaattattaggaagttttttctttatcCAGATGAAATGTCTTCTCTACatcaatatattgtttttaattgttgAAGTCATAGACTATAAAAGCTGTCATAGAGAATTCATCTAGTCACAAGTGCCAGCTCAAcgatttcattttacagatgatgaaggTGAGATTCAGGGTGATTACATAGCTTGCCCAAATCCAAAATACTTAGATCTCAAGTATTTACTGCTCttacttcacagatgaggaacctgagaatCAGACAGTTTATATGATTGACTGAAATGGCCATCTCTGCTGACAGACAGTGTTTAAGAGCCAGGACTTGgacccactttttaaaaatccaagtgcATTGCTCCCAAGTAGTTCTCTCTTAAGGACTGAATAAGttaacaaatataatttcttttgtaaaacttaaagtgctatataaatgctagatactatttttattttttcattagccCAAGAAGcgagaaaattatttcataattctttttttaattattattatgaagaaaGCCTAGTTGTCATAAGTAGATATAATGCTCAATAAGTGCTTAACTTGAAACACCCAAAACATCAACATCATTAGGAACTATTTCTATAGCATATGGTTAATTCTCCACTTAATTCTCAACCACTTTTGCCCTTTTTCTAGGACTATGTGGGAGTGGGAGTCTTGAATGAATAGAAATATTTAGTGTTTCAGGAATCTGTGGCATTTAAAGATGTGGTCATAGATTTTACTCAGGAGGAGTGGAGACAACTAGACCTTCCTCAGAAAGACGACCTGTACAAGGACCTGATATTGGAGAAGTATAGCAATCTGATTTTGCTGGGTAAGAACAATTGCCTTTTAGTGTATCTTCAGCTCTCCAATTTTTAAAACCCTAAGTATCATCTGAAGTGTATAATTAATATTTGGCTTAGGATTTGTGggttataaatatctaaatttcCTGGACTTGGGAACATATTGTTTCTATTCCCTGTTCCCAGGCAAATGTCATGATGGATTTGAGACCTGtacttttctctgtatttttatattctccccccaaaaaaacaaaaacacacttTTCTCTTCTTGGCTTAATTCCCAAAGACTCTACATGGTTAAATTAAGTCATTTTCTTTATGAACTAAGAATAATCTCCTGACTTGTCTCTTCCTCAAAGCATGTTCCTAAGATCCTTCATATTACATCTTCTCTTATAAGAATAAGGGCTACTGCTGAACTTTAAAATGGTTCTTTGTGCCAGCCACAAATGTTTAGATCCCATCTCTTCCCTATGAGCAGGGCTTCCAGTTTCTAAGCCTGATGGGAACTCTGAGCAAAAAGACTCATGGATACACAGGAAAGAAGTTTAAGGAAGCATCTGTTCAGGTGAGTAAGAGAATGAGGGAATCATTTAAAATGAATGTGTTTTGCACTTAAGTAAAAGTGATTTGAATTAAGAATGAACAAACTCTGTAAAAGGGTAAATTCagaaaaactaaaagaagagAGTCAAAATCAGCCGTGAATGACTACCACAGTTAAAAGTGGAAGGGAAACAAATAAGGGAAACCAAAAGGAGTGGTCACAGAGCTATGAAAATACCAATGTAGTATGATGTCAAACAAACTAAGGAAAGCAAGAATTTAAGATATAAAAACAGATCAAATTTAgtgaaaaaatcaagaagaacaGAGATTGAGAAAATGTCACTGGATTTGACTAGGAAAAAGTAAACATTCCAAATGTATTTCTTCTGTCATAAAAAGGGCAGAAAAGCAGTTCAGAAGGATAAGGATGAAATGggtagaaaggaaatggaaacaagATCTCTACATTATGCAAATAACAAGATGAAACAATGTTAGTAAACAAGGACTAAAGGGGCAACAAGATATAGAAAGTTCTTTTTAGATAGAAGAAACCTGTGCAAGGGTATATGAGTGaggtgaaaaatgaaaatgttaaggGAAGTTGTGACAAAGTATACctttggagaaaaagaaatgagtttcattttggaCTTGTTGATTTTGCGATGCAATGTTATATCTCTTACATGTTTCCTCAGTGTCgggatcttcttcttcttcatttctgcTTGTTGGAGTCTCTAGAGAGCTTAGTTTGCCACGTCTTCCCCAGAACCTTTGCTCTTAACTTCAAATTGTTAGTGTTATCCCCTACCTAaagctactttgtatttattttgtccatattttatatttgcttctcaTTATGTGTGTTGTATCATGCTAGTAGAATGTGACCTCCTAGAATGCAGGGActgattatatatttgtattcttagtgccTAGCACATTCCCTTGCATAAGCATATAGTGGGGGCTTAATAAaaagcttgttgaattgaattgaatagttAATGTtaaagatttcttccagctctgatcaTCCATGATTTATATTCTGTGTTATGTAGTATTCTAACAAAAACATCTGGAGGTCTTGGGATCAACCTTCAtctcagcagagtaatcaccacgagaatacccagagataaagttcaaaaatatttattgtcttcttcacagtcttgtctctttgcctggggcccgggctagcttctggaggtcctctggaatgtcttggtttctgtgggtgAGGCAGGAGGACCATCAcgatggtctctgtcttgaagtctccctgagtccagaagcttgtgctccagcctccagtcctgtATCTTCTCTGAGTCTGTTCCAGTCCTCCTCTAGGTCTAACTCTGGCCTCTTAAATACTCCATTACAGTTAAATctattcatcatactgagtagaagccaatcattatatcactaggggaaccattatttgttgtaagattaattcagtcatactgaactagagaacgaTTAATCACCACGTTAGCTAGGTAATCtcgtcttatcaattccactgagttaacactttgtttaaATCAGtcattcagagtttcagccctctacaaagttaagattctttaaaacatttttctgattctgatttaGTGAACTGCCCCAAATACATGTTACATGTTACATGTACAGTacaaagtaaaacagaaaaagaagattatattTGAAAACACTGATTTCTGTTAtgtagtttgcttttttttgaaatgtatatTCTCATTAAAAATTCAGTATGTTAGTTTCAAAGCTGTCTCACTTgtcattgtttccttttaaattttttttgttttcttctgtgcattaaaaaattgctttggtgacttttctttttttacagaaTATTTTTCTCTGAGTTTAATGAGCaaactaaaaattatttctgtatttgATACTTTATgaatctgtttgtttgtttgttttttataaggCTCGGGGCAGCAAAGTGAATTgcttaaaaatcatctaattaGTGCAGAGCCAGATCAAGGACTGCTGACTTTTCTTACTTCCAGTATGATTTAATTCATTTTGGCAGAAGCGTTCAGGATATATTGGAAAGTCATGGACCACATTAAGGTCTTAAATGTCTGAGGAGCATTGCAAGGTAGGAAAAGGGTTTAGAATAAGTGTACCAACAACagactttatttattttgtgattttataatGGGTCTTAGTAGTAGCATCAATGTCTACAACCTTCTTTAGTGTTGTGAAGAAATCTGAAATTTTGTACTGTGAGCTGAAATATTATTTACACCATTTAAAGTATGTATATAAAGCTTATATAATTGTAGTGGTATGATATTACTGCTAAACAACACTCTCACAATCATAGTCTAATCTCTCCcaagatacattttattttttgtttgtttctttcagaCTGGGAGATGGTACCTAAGTCCAAAGAATCACCTCCAGATcctgaattttttaaagataactcAACTGCACTTGAAGAAACAATAATGGAAACACTACCAAGAATTGGTCCAGAGAATCCCACATTTCAAGAATCCTGGGAATGTAATGGCAAACTAGAGAAGCAGcaggaaaaccaagagagagatTTAAGGCAAGTAAAAATCACTCACAAGAAATCTTCCTCTGGAGAGAGAGATCATGAAGGTAGTGAACTTGGGAGGAACTTTGGCCTTAGGTCAGTCCTTATTACACAACACAGAGTTTCTATAGGAAAAAGTCTACTTAAATGTAATACACATAGAAAGAATTCAGACCCACTTAAACATCATAAGATACATGCCGGAGAAAAACCTTACACTTGTAATGATTGTGGAAAAGGTTTCAGTTACTGCTCATCCCTTTCTCAGCATCAGAAAagtcacactggagagaaaccatatgaatgtaatgaatgtggaaaagccttcagccaGAGCTCATCCCTTGTTCagcatcaaagaattcatactggagagaagccttataaatgtaatgaatgtggaaaagctttcagtCAGAATGCAAACCTCACAAAACATCAGAGaactcatactggagagaaaccctataaatgtaatgaatgtgagaGAGCTTTCAGTGACTGCTCAGCTCTTATtcagcatcagagaattcatactggagaaaaaccctatgaatgtaatgaatgtggaaaagcctttcgCCACAGTGCAAATCTCACAAACCATCAAAGaactcatactggagaaaaaccctataaatgtatTCAGTGTGGAAAATCCTTTGGTTATTGTGCAGCCTTTATtcagcatcagagaattcacactggagagaagccctataaatgtaatgaatgtggaaaagccttcagtcAGAGTGCAAATCTCACAAaccatcagagaattcatactggagagaaaccctataagtgtaatgaatgtgggaaagacTTTAGCCAGAGTACAAACCTCATAATCCATcaaaaaattcatactggagagaagccttatgaatgtaatgaatgtgggaaagccttcagtgaTAGCTCAGCTCTTATTA
Proteins encoded:
- the LOC127550599 gene encoding zinc finger protein 79-like: MVPKSKESPPDPEFFKDNSTALEETIMETLPRIGPENPTFQESWECNGKLEKQQENQERDLRQVKITHKKSSSGERDHEGSELGRNFGLRSVLITQHRVSIGKSLLKCNTHRKNSDPLKHHKIHAGEKPYTCNDCGKGFSYCSSLSQHQKSHTGEKPYECNECGKAFSQSSSLVQHQRIHTGEKPYKCNECGKAFSQNANLTKHQRTHTGEKPYKCNECERAFSDCSALIQHQRIHTGEKPYECNECGKAFRHSANLTNHQRTHTGEKPYKCIQCGKSFGYCAAFIQHQRIHTGEKPYKCNECGKAFSQSANLTNHQRIHTGEKPYKCNECGKDFSQSTNLIIHQKIHTGEKPYECNECGKAFSDSSALIRHHVIHTGEKPYECNECGKAFNQSSSLTQHQRTHTGEKPYKCKECGKAFRCSSAFIRHQRLHTGE